One window of the Bubalus bubalis isolate 160015118507 breed Murrah chromosome 8, NDDB_SH_1, whole genome shotgun sequence genome contains the following:
- the LOC102399756 gene encoding histone H2B type 2-E-like, producing MPEPAKSAPAPKKGSKKAVTKAQKKDGKKRKRSCKESYSVYVYKVLKQVHPDTGISSKAMGIMNSFINDIFRIMNSFVNDIFKRIAGEASRLAHYNKHSTITSREIQTAVRLLLPGELAKHAVSKGTKAVTKYTSSK from the coding sequence ATGCCTGAACCGGCTAAGTCTGCTCCTGCCCCTAAAAAGGGCtctaaaaaagctgtgaccaaggcccagaagaaggaCGGCAAGAAGCGCAAGCGCAGCTGCAAGGAGAGCTACTCCGTGTACgtgtacaaggtgctgaagcaagtcCATCCGGACACCGGCATCTcgtccaaggccatgggaatcatgaactccttcatCAATGACATTTTcagaatcatgaactccttcgtcAATGACATTTTCAAGCGCATCGCTGGCGAGGCATCGCGCCTGGCACATTACAACAAGCACtcaactatcacatccagggagatccagactgccgtgcgcttgctgctacctggggagctggccaagcacgccgtgtccaagggcactaaggctgtcaccaagtataccagctccaagtaa